TCCGACGTGGCGATCGCGGCATTGCCCAGCGCGTTGATGCGTGCCGTAAGCTCCGGCGGCATGCCCGCTGGACCGAACAGCCCGTGCCAGATCGCCACATCAAAGCCCGGGACGGCGGAGGCGATGGGCGGGATTTCCGGCATGGCGGGAGAGGTGCGCGCGGTGGTGATGGCGAGGCGAAGACCAGCGAACGACCCCGGCCCGACAGCTACCGCGATGCGGCCCAGCGCAGACGCTTCGATGCGGGCCTCTTCGAGGAGAGACATGACCATGGGGAAGAGCACCCGCAGCTGCTCTCCCGGCCGGCTCGCCGTGCGCTCGAGCACGCCGTCGGCCGTGGCGAGCGCGACGCTGCAGACCTCACTCGAGCACTCGAGTGCGAGCACCGGCTTCACGAGGGTTCCAGGCGCGCGAGCATGCGCGCGTGCACGGGGCCGGTAGCCTCGACCGTGATGCTGCGGCGGTCGTCTCCCGCGTGCGCGAGAACCACCTCGATGCGATCGGGGGGAAGGGCATCAGCGATGCGTGAAGCCCATTCGACCACACATAAACCGTCTCCCCAGAGATATTCATCGGCGTCGAGATCGTCGAGCTGATGGCTTCCCTCAAGACGATAGGCGTCGAAGTGGTAGATGGGCAGTCGCCCCTTGTAGACGCGCATGAGCACAAAGGTGGGGCTGGCCACGGGCTCGAGCGCACCGAGCTCCCCCGCAAGCCCCTGGGTGAACGTGGTCTTGCCCGCACCGAGGTCGCCCTCGAGTGCGATGACCGTTCCCGGTTCCACCACCCGCGCAAGCGACCGTGCAAGCGCCTGCGTCTCGGCGGCTGATGCGGTGACGACGTGCATGTCAGCCTTCCGTGCCTCGAGAGACGATCTTCCCCACATCGGGGAGAGGCATCTCCATCGTGGCTGCAGTGTGCCCTTCGACATGGAGATGCTCGAGATCTCCCAGCGGTGTGGCACAGATCTCGCGTCCCCTTCGGTTCAGCGCCGCGAGCAGAAGGTTGCGCTCCGATGAAGAGGCCAGGGCAATGAACACCTGCGTCGACCCGGAGAGCGTCACGACCCAATCGCACGCGCGCTGCTGCCACGCCTCCGGCAGCCCCTGCAACGGGCCGTCGAGAAATGCCGGCAAGACCCCGGGTCCCCCCTGACGAGCGCGGGTCCCCTCGAGCAGCAGCGCGATCAGGCGCGAAGACGTGGCGCCCAGCCCCGTGGGCGGCTGCCAGGGATCTTCGGAACGCTCGCGGACCTCGACGGCAAGACGCCGCTGCGTCTCGCGCACGCGCATCTCAAGCGAGGTCGACGTGATCTCAGCCCAGGCCTCTGCCAGCGCGTCTTCGAACGAGGTCGATGTGAGGCTGCGCGGGGCCGCGGGAAGCGTGGAGCTCCCCGCCTCGGTCATGCCCACCTGTTCGAGCGCGGCAACCTCGCCGAGCAATCGCGCGTGTGCGTCGTGGGCCAGCCGTGCCTTCTCCTGGAGCACCTCAACGCTCTCCACGTCTTCTCCAGCAGCCGCATCGGGCCCGTGCGCATCGGCAAACCGCTCGACCGTGGCACGTGCCTCGTCGAGCTGCTGGCGAACCACTGCTTCGTCGACCCCGCGAAGGACAGCGCCGATCTTCTCCTCTGTGAGCGCAACGCGCGCCTGCAGGCGCTCGAGCTCCCGCCTTCCGAGAACCGCCGACTGCACCTCTGATTCTGACGTCACCCCCATCTGTGCCAGTGCTCGCTCGTGCTCCTCACGATGCAGCGCCTCGGCCTGCACGAGCGCTGCCCTGCGCGCCTGCCCCTCGGCCAGGCGCGCATCGATGTCGTCACGTTCCTTGCACAGCGCGCCAACGTCGCGCCAACGCTCGAGGAACGTCTCCACCGCGGCGGAGGTGACGCGCTCTCCCGACGCAAGAGCGCCGCAGCGCACGAGAACCTGGGCAGCGTGCTCACCATCGGTCTCCGGCACGACTCCGGCCTCGGCCAGATCGCGCTCGAGCACCGCGCGATAAGACCGCACGGTCTCCACATCACGCTGCAGCGCCTGCAGCTCTCGGTGCAGGGTGCGCACCTCGAGCACGGTGTGGACACCCACCGCCTCGACCGTCTTGCGCAGGGCCAAGCGAGCCGCCTCGATGGTCGTCTGCAAGACCGACATCTCACGCTCGACCCGCGCGATCTCGTGGGTGGCGATCTTCAGGCGCCCCCCTTCGATGAGCATCTTGATCAGCATGGGCAGGCCGGCCAGCATCACGAGACCGCCAACGCCCACGAGCGACTCACTCGGAAGCCACAGGTGGAGGCCGAGAATCATGGCCCCCGTGACGAGGAACGACACCCCGAAGAGCATCCACCGTCGAACCAGACCCGCCGCCTCCGCACGAGCCGCGATGTGACGAGCCTGCTCGGCGGTCTTGGCGTCGAGCTGCTCGGTTCTGGCCAGATCTCGCTCCTGATCGGCCAGAGCGATCTCGAACAGCTCGTGGTCGTCGACGTGCGCGAAGCGCTGGGCCACCTCGGCAAGGCGCTGCTCGACCTCGGCCTGCTTCTGACGAAACCCTTCGAGGTCGCGCTGCTTCCCCTCGAGCCCGGCAGCCGCACCGGCGCCCTTTGCCTTGAAGGCACGCACGGCGTCGACGTCTCGCTCGGAGATCGACAGGAAGGCGCTGCCTCCCGCAAGACGATCCTCGATCTCACCGCGCCTGGCCTTCTCGCGACCGTGTGCAGCGTCGAGCTCGGCGATCTCGTTGCCGCTCGCGCGCATCCGCTCACCCGCGCGAATGACGCCATCTCGAGCATCGCGATCGATGTTTGCCCAGGCCGCGTTCCGATCGACCTCGGCACGAAGCCCATCGAGCTCGGCGCGCAGGTCGCGTGCCTCCTGGAGGCGACCACCCAGCACCTCAACGACAGCGCACGCATGGCGATGCGCGTGCAACGCTGCCTCATGACGCGCCTCGGCTTCGCGTCGCCGCGCGCTCTCGAGGGCTGTCGCCGCCCCGGACGACGCCACCTCGACCTCACGATCGTCTGTCTCGAGATGCAGCCCCGCAAGTCCCGGACCAGGAGCGCGAGGGTCGGAGACCGCCAGCTCCGCGCCCGCCCGATCGTCACGCACGCGCGTCGTCCCGTCTGCCAGATCGCGCATCAGCGTGTAGCGCATGGGGCCCACCGAATAGGTCACACGGGCCACGAAGGGGCTGCCGCCGCGTGGACGCGCGAGCTCGCCGTGCGGGCCGCCGTCGTCGCAATGCCACTGGCCCGGCCCGAGAAGAGCGTCGCGCAGGCAGTTCAGCACACTCGTCTTGCCGCACCCCGGAGGACCGTGGAAGAGGTTGAGGCCGCGCGAGGGGACGACGCGCAGGTCGGCCAGACGGCCGTAGCCGCGAATGACGAGATCATCGATGTGCATGAAGACCGGAGCCGCTGTCTTTCACTGGAATGGTCTGAAATTCCAGAAGTGCGCGAGAGGCTCCTCTGTGCGCAGAAGAGACGAGCGCGCCTCGCCGCGTGAGGCGGTCAGCGGTGCCGCGCGTCGATGGCGGCCGCAGCCGCGACAGCGCGCGCGCGAGCCGACGGGTCCGGATCGGTCGCGCCCAGGCGCTGGAGAACGATGCAGGCGCGGGCATCTCCCACCTGCGCCAGTGCGTCGCAGGCCGCGCCGCGCACCTGCGGATCGGCGTCTCGGAGGATGGCCAGCAGCAGGGCGCGGGTTGCCGGGTCGCTCAGCCGCGCCAGCGCGCCGATGGCTTCCAGCCGCACCGCCTTCGAGACCTCGGCGGGCGCGATCTCGAGCAGGACGCCTCGCGCGCGACTGTCATCGCCCCCCACGGCAAGCGCCACCGCCGCGGCGAGCTGCATCTGCGGATCCGGATCGCCGAGGAACGGGCGCAACGCAATCATCAGGTCGCTCGCGTGGGCGGGGTCGAGCTCTGACAGAACCAGGCCCGCCTGACGGGTGACGCGCAGCCGGTGGGGCCCCGCCAGGCCATCGATAAGCGTGCGCATCGGTGCGTCTGCGCCGAGGCGAATGGCACGCGCGATCAGCGCGGCGCTGGCTTCATCGGGCGCTTCCTCGGCCAGGCGCAGAAGCACCGTCTCGAAACCCACAACGGCGTCGCCGGCGCGCGCCCTGAACGCAGGGTCATCAAGGGCGCGAAGTCCGATCGCGGAAGAGCGCCGCACCTCAACGTCTGCGTCGAGCACACCGCTCGCAAGTGCCTCGAGCGCTTCCCGGGTCGGCACGCCATACAACGCCTCGATCTCGGCGCTCAAGAGGCGAGCGCCTCCTCGAGGTGCGCGCGAAGATTCGCCAGGGCCAGGGCAGAGAAGCGATTCGCCACCCAGTCGAGCCGCTGGAACGCATCGAGCTCCGCACGTACCCCGTCGCTCCCCTTCAGGTCGGCGAGAAAGCGCAGGTTCGCGCAGCTGTCGAGGGTGTTGAACCAGGTCACGGTCTGGGGACGCGAGGCCACCTCCGGGAACCCGATGCGCAGGCCGCTGCCCAACAGGTTGTAGGCCGCCTCGAGGTCCCACTCATAGCGCCTCGCGCGCGCCCCGCGCAGGACGACCGCCGCCGCCTCGGGACCCAGCACAAACACCCCGGGCTGCAGATCGCGCTGCCCATCGTGCGGACGTCCCGCGGCGCGCGCCAAGACCCAGGCCTCGAAGGCCTCGGCGAGCACGCGATCGATGCCCCCCTCGTCTTCGAGCGGGAGATGGATGAGCGTGCGCTGAGGAATCGCGGCATGCCAGTCGGAGCGCTCGACCTCGGCGAGCATGTCTGCGATTGCGTGCGGCGCGTGCTGCCCATCGGCGTCGACGAGCACGCACCAGGGGGCACCGGTGAGCGCCGCCTCCTGCAGTGCGGCCGTGCGCGCAACCCCGAACCCGCGCCGCCGAGGCGAGAAGGAGAGCAGGTCGACATGGGTGGCCAGACGCGCGAGATCGTGGAGCCCTTCCCACTCGTCGACCACGAGCGCGAGCGCGCACCCCACGCGGGTCTGCGCGCCTGGCGGGTGGTGCAGCGGCGCGAAGGCCTGACGGCAGTCGTCGAGAAATCGCGACAGCGGGTCTTGCGGCAGGCGGTACGACATGGCCGACACCGCGGCCCGTACGGGAAGATCTTCGAGGCGCACGTTCAGTCGAGCGCGTCGCGCAGCGCCTTGCCCGCCGTGAACACGGTGATGCGCCGATCATCGATGTGTATCTTCTGGCCGGTGCGCGGATTGCGTCCCTCGCGCCCCTTGCGCTCGCGCACCTCGAAGCTGCCGAAGGGGATGAGCTGCACCTTCTCCCCCTCCTGAAGCGCGAGACGGATCTCATCGAGAACGGCTTCCACGCACTCGGCCGCTTCCTTGCGGCGTCTGTTCAGACGATTGGCAACCCTCTCCACGAACTCTGCCTTCGTCAAGACAGCCCTCCTCCTGCCGCCGTGCGCCTGGATTGCCGGCGAGCGTTCCTCTGCGTTGTCATCGGAACGTTCCCATCCACCGCCTCACATCCCTTCGGCCCCGACTGACAGGGAGAGGCGAGGGCCACCGAGAATCGGCCCGTCGGAGGAGGACGAAGCACGATGGCGCCCCCCATCCCGTTCACCCAGAACTACGAAGATCTGTCGACCGATCGCGGGTTCCAGTTCAAGTTCTACTGCGACCGATGC
This window of the Pseudomonadota bacterium genome carries:
- the tsaB gene encoding tRNA (adenosine(37)-N6)-threonylcarbamoyltransferase complex dimerization subunit type 1 TsaB — its product is MKPVLALECSSEVCSVALATADGVLERTASRPGEQLRVLFPMVMSLLEEARIEASALGRIAVAVGPGSFAGLRLAITTARTSPAMPEIPPIASAVPGFDVAIWHGLFGPAGMPPELTARINALGNAAIATS
- the tsaE gene encoding tRNA (adenosine(37)-N6)-threonylcarbamoyltransferase complex ATPase subunit type 1 TsaE, encoding MHVVTASAAETQALARSLARVVEPGTVIALEGDLGAGKTTFTQGLAGELGALEPVASPTFVLMRVYKGRLPIYHFDAYRLEGSHQLDDLDADEYLWGDGLCVVEWASRIADALPPDRIEVVLAHAGDDRRSITVEATGPVHARMLARLEPS
- a CDS encoding HU family DNA-binding protein, with protein sequence MTKAEFVERVANRLNRRRKEAAECVEAVLDEIRLALQEGEKVQLIPFGSFEVRERKGREGRNPRTGQKIHIDDRRITVFTAGKALRDALD
- a CDS encoding glycosyltransferase gives rise to the protein MRLEDLPVRAAVSAMSYRLPQDPLSRFLDDCRQAFAPLHHPPGAQTRVGCALALVVDEWEGLHDLARLATHVDLLSFSPRRRGFGVARTAALQEAALTGAPWCVLVDADGQHAPHAIADMLAEVERSDWHAAIPQRTLIHLPLEDEGGIDRVLAEAFEAWVLARAAGRPHDGQRDLQPGVFVLGPEAAAVVLRGARARRYEWDLEAAYNLLGSGLRIGFPEVASRPQTVTWFNTLDSCANLRFLADLKGSDGVRAELDAFQRLDWVANRFSALALANLRAHLEEALAS